Proteins from a genomic interval of Zingiber officinale cultivar Zhangliang chromosome 2A, Zo_v1.1, whole genome shotgun sequence:
- the LOC122040403 gene encoding transcription termination factor MTERF4, chloroplastic-like: MFRRLCAAVHRRLQVTTTLDHRRTAAPSRPRFLGFVKLYSASSVRADDPSSLAASSLMRSCGISDRAALSISEKVQIDTLDKALSVLTLFKDYGFDEAHLVRLVDRLPRVLVMDVEKTLKPKLELFRGIGLVGTALSKVLSAKPVLLGYSVEKRLLPNVELLKSFSITNPKLVNALKREPWLITSDTRSKVLPKVDALRAHGVPDDVILVLLTRYNYALLTDTARFNEAFDKIKKMGICPKKTTFSRALGVLAILPEKKWEERVENLRGLGWSQDHVFEAFAKQPHIAIASVEKARKMVKFVEEKLGWTPEHTVKYPIVLLMSLEKRMMPRFDVLSILMHKGLIKTGFTGDHFLISNKKFMMQFVTKYQEKAPEIVEVIKGVKSCR; this comes from the coding sequence ATGTTTCGACGTCTCTGCGCCGCCGTCCACCGTCGACTTCAAGTGACTACCACTCTCGACCATCGTCGGACCGCCGCCCCCTCCCGCCCACGCTTCCTGGGATTCGTCAAACTCTATTCTGCTTCCTCCGTCCGCGCCGACGATCCCTCATCCCTGGCCGCTTCCTCCCTCATGAGATCGTGCGGGATCTCCGACCGTGCCGCCCTCTCCATCTCCGAGAAAGTCCAGATCGACACCCTCGACAAAGCGCTCTCGGTTCTCACCCTCTTCAAGGACTACGGCTTCGACGAAGCCCATCTCGTCCGCCTCGTCGACCGCCTTCCTCGTGTCCTCGTGATGGACGTCGAGAAGACCTTGAAGCCAAAGCTGGAGCTCTTCCGCGGGATCGGCCTCGTCGGAACCGCCCTCTCGAAGGTCCTGTCAGCTAAGCCCGTTCTGCTCGGCTACAGCGTAGAGAAGCGATTGCTCCCCAACGTAGAGCTCCTCAAATCATTTTCGATAACGAATCCGAAACTTGTGAATGCCCTAAAGCGCGAGCCTTGGTTGATAACCTCAGACACCAGGAGCAAAGTGCTTCCCAAGGTCGATGCTCTGCGCGCACACGGCGTGCCCGATGATGTAATCTTAGTGCTTTTGACCCGTTACAACTACGCTTTGCTGACAGATACAGCTCGATTCAATGAGGCCTTTGACAAGATCAAGAAGATGGGAATCTGTCCGAAGAAAACCACGTTCTCCCGTGCCCTCGGGGTGCTTGCTATATTGCCCGAGAAGAAGTGGGAGGAGAGAGTGGAGAACTTGAGGGGATTGGGATGGTCGCAGGATCATGTCTTCGAGGCCTTCGCAAAGCAACCTCACATTGCAATCGCATCGGTGGAGAAGGCAAGGAAGATGGTGAAGTTTGTGGAAGAGAAGCTGGGATGGACACCGGAGCACACTGTAAAGTATCCGATTGTTCTGTTGATGAGCCTGGAGAAGAGGATGATGCCCAGGTTTGACGTCCTGAGCATTCTCATGCACAAGGGATTAATCAAGACTGGTTTCACAGgggatcattttctgatttcgaACAAGAAGTTCATGATGCAATTTGTGACCAAGTATCAAGAGAAAGCTCCAGAAATAGTCGAAGTTATCAAAGGAGTGAAATCGTGTAGATGA